The Pseudonocardia sp. HH130630-07 DNA window CGCGCAGAACGCCGACCACGTCGCGATCTTCGCGCCGTTCACCAAGTACAGCAGGCTGGTCGCGCACGCCTCGTCGATCAAGCAGGCGATGGAGGAGGCCTACGTCGCGGCGATGACCGGCAACCCCGGCCCGGTGCACCTCGACTTCGCCCGCGACACCATCGAGAACGTCGTCGGCGCCCCGCCCGAGGTGCCCGCGGCGCACCCGTCGCGGGACTGGGTCGGGACCCGCCCGGTGCCCGCTCCCGCCGCCGTCACCGCGGTCGCCGAGCGGGTGCTCGCGGCGGACCGGCCGGTGATCTGGATCGGCAACGGCGGCAACCGGGCCCGGGCCTCCGACGAGGTGCTGGCGCTGGCCGAGGCGCTGGAGATCCCGGTGATCACCACGTTCAACGGCATGGGTGCGGTCCCGACCGACCATCCGCTGGTGTTCGGCGCACTGTCGAGGATGGGCACCTCGCTGACCTCGCGGGTGCTCGCCGAGTCCGACCTGGTGCTGGCGCTGGGCAACAGCCTGAACGCCGTCTCCACCCGGCGCTGGAAGACCCCGCTGCCGCCGGTCGTCCAGGTCGACGTGGATCCGATGATGATCGGGCGCTACTACGCCGAGACGACCACCGGTGTCGTCGGTGACCTCGGCGCCTTCTGCACCGCACTGGTCGCGGCCACCGCCGACGGCGCGGCCGGGGCCCGGGCGTCGCGGGCCGGCTGGACGGCCGGACTGCGCGACGCCGAGCGGGACTGGTGGGCGCTGTCGGACTCCCGGGAGCCGCAGACCCCCGGCACCGTCTCGCCGGCCGTCGTCGTGCGGGCGTTGCGCGAGGTCACGCCGTCCGGCGCGGTGCTCATCCCGGACGCCGGCAACCCGGGCGTGTGGTCGTTCCTGTGGGAGATGCCGGAGCCCTACCGCTACATCAAGCCGGTCGGCTTCGGGAACATGGGCTTCGCGCTGCCCGCGGCGATCGCCTCGGTGGCCGACGACCCGCAGCGCCCGGTGCTCGCCCTGATCGGCGACGGGTCGCTGGGCATGAGCCTCGGTGAGCTGGAGACCCTGGCCCGGGTCGGCGGCCCGGTGTGCGTGGTGGTGCTCAACGACTCCAGCTACGGCAACATCCGCCAGGAGCAGGAGCTGCACTTCGACGGCCGCACCATCGGCGTCGACTTCGCCGAGGTCGACTTCGCCGCGGTCGCGCAGGGGATGGGCGTCTCCGCCCGCCGGGTGACGGCGGTCGGGGACCTGGTGGACGCGGTCCGGGCGGCGTTCGCGTCCGGCCGGCCGGCGCTGGTCGACGTGGTGCTCGACCGCGAGGCGAACGCGTGGACCTACGAGGCGTTCCGGCCGCATCAGGCAGGCTGAGCCCTGGCCCGCCGGGCCCGGGGACGCTGAGCCCCGGCCGGCCGGGCCGAGAACGGCGATCACGACCGGTGGCCGCCGCCGCACCAGGGCGGCGGCCACCGCGGAAAGGGAACCTGACGATGGAGTCCGCCCCCACCCCCGGCCCGCTCGACGGGATCCGGGTCCTCGACCTGTCCCGGTTCATCGCCGGGCCGAGCTGCGCGCAGGTGCTCGCCGACTTCGGGGCCGAGGTCGTGAAGCTCGAACGCCCGGACGGCGAGGACGCGCGTCACCACGAGCCCTACTACGAGGGCGAGAGCGTCTACACGATGCTCTACAACCGCAACAAGTACGGCGCCACGCTCGACACCCGTCACCCCGACGCGCTCGCGATCCTGGAGAAGCTCGTCGTCTGGGCCGACGTCGTCGTCGAGAACTACCGGCCGGGCACCATCGAGAAGATGGGCATCGGTTACGAGCGGATGACCGAGCTCAACCCGGACGTCATCCTCACCTCGATCTCCGGCTTCGGCCAGACCGGTCCGCTGTCGCGCCGCGCGCTGTTCGACGCGATCGCCCAGGCGTCGTCCGGGCTGATGGACACCACCGGCGAGGCCGACGGCCCGCCGACGCTCACCGGCACCTACATCGCCGACTACGTGACCGGCTACCAGGCCGCGCTCGGGACGTTCGCCGCGATCCTGCACCGGGAGCGGACCGGCGAGGGCCAGCGGGTGGACGTGGCCAGCCTCGACTCGATGTTCGCGACCCTGGGCACCCGGCTGATCAGCTGGCTGATGCTGGGTGCGGAGATGCCGCGCAACGGGTCGCGGGACCTGCTGACCGCGCCGGTGAACGTCTACGCCTGCCGGGACGCCCAGGTCTACATCCAGGCCGGCACGAACTCGCTGTTCCCGAAGCTGTGCCGGGCGATCGGGCGCGAGGACCTGCTCGCCGACGACCGCTACCGCACCGTCCCGGACCGGATGGCGCACGTCCCGGAGCTGGAGGCGGTCGTCGCCGGGTGGGCCCGGGACCGCGCCGCGGACGAGATCGGGGAGGTGCTGGAGGAGGCCGGGATCCCGTTCGCGAGGGTCGCGACGGTGCCCGAGGTCGCCGGGTCCGAGCAGATCGCCGCCCGCGGGATGGTCGTGGAGTCCGAGCACCCGACGCTGGGCACCGTCCGGATGCCCGGCAACCCGATCAAGATGGACCGGTCCCCGCCAACGGTGCGCAAGGCGCCGCCGACGGTCGGCGAGGACAACGAGCACGTCTACCGGGAGATCCTCGGCCTGGACGGGGCGGAGCTGGAGCGCCTGCGCTCCGCCGGGGCCGTCTGATGGGCCGCCCGGCCGGCCCGGTCGTCGCGGTCGACGTGGGCACCTCGGCGGTGCGGGCCGCCGTCGTCGCCGCGGACGGCACCGTCACCGGTGCCGCCCGGGTGTCGCGGGCGGGCGGGGTCGGCGGCGAGCACTTCGACGCCGAGCAGCTGTGGGCGGACGTGTGCGAGGCGCTCGGCCGGGCCGTCGCCACCGCCGGCCCCGTGGTGCCGGTCGCGCTGGGGATCGCCGGGCACATCGGCTCGGTCGCCCTGGACGCCGACCTGCGCCCCGTCGGCCCGGCGGGCGGCTGGGCCGACACCCGTGGCACGGATCTCGTCGCGGGTCTCCCCGGACCGCTGCTCGACCGGGTCCGGGAGACCAGCGGCCGCCCGGTGCCCGGCGCCGGATGGCTCGCGCACGCCCTGCACCTGCAGGTCCGCTACCCGGACCGGGCGGCACGGGTGCGCGCGCTGGTGTCGCCGAAGGACTTCCTGCTCGCCCGCTGCGTCGGTGAACCGGTCACCGACACCGTCGACGCCGCCTACTCGCTGGTCTTCGACGTCCGGCGCGGCCGGTGGGACCACGCGCTGCTCGCCGAGCTGGGCGTCGGTCCGGGCTGGTGGCCGCGGGTCGTGGCGCCGGGGGCGCCGGTGGCCGGCCTGCTCCCCGGGGTCGCCGCGGTGACCGGGCTCCCGGCCGGCCTGCCGGTGGTCGGCGGCGGGCCGGACGGTTCGGTCGGCGTCGGCCTGCTCCTCGGGGACCGGACCGACCTGGTCGCGGACGTCGCCGGCACCACCGACGTCCTCGGCCGGGTGCACGACTCCCCGGCCGCCGCCGGGCCGGGTGCGCTGCTCAACCCCGGGCTGCGGGCGGGGCGCTGGGTGTCCGGCGGGCCGACCGGCCTGACCGGGGGAGCGGTGCTGCGCTGGCGCGAGCTCACCGGCGGGACCGGCCACACCACCGGCCGCGCGGCCGACGAGGCCGCGGTCGAGGCGCTCGCGCCGGGCGCGGACGGCCTGCTGGTCGTGCCGACGATGTCCGGCGACCGGTTCCCCGGCTGGCGGCCCGGGACCCGCGGCGCCGTGCTCGGCCAGACACCGGGGCACGGCCCCGCGCACCTCGTGCGCGCGGCCCAGGAGGGGGCGGCGTTCACCGTGCGCGAGGGCGTGGAGCTGCTCGACGACGGGCGGGCCGCCGGTCCGCGGCCGGTCGTGCTCGCCGGCGGCGCGGCCCGGTCGGAGGCGGCCGCCCGGCTGCGTGCCGACGTGTTCGGGCGCCGGGTGCTCGCCTGCGCCGACCCGGACGTGACGCTGCTCGGGGCGGCGGCGCTGGCCATGGCCGGCGCCGGGTGCGACCTCGACGAGGCCGCCGGGCGGCTGCGGCCCCGGTTGCGCGTCGTCGAGCCCGACCCGGCCCGCGCCGCCCGCTACGACGAGCTCTACGTCGAGTGGCTCGACGCCCGCGAACGGCTCGTGCCCGGGACGGGCGGGTGAGGGCCGGGCACCCCGGTCCGTGGCGGGTCGCGGCCGTGCCGGGCCCGTCCGGGGCGGCGAACCGCTACGCTCGGCCCGGACGTGATCATCGCGGCGCGTCGACGCACGCCCGCCACGCCCGCACCGGGCGTCGCCGACGAGGGTGGAGGTCGACCGGGCCGTGAGCCGCATACCGCGCTACCAGGTCATCTACCAGGACCTGTCGGCGCAGATCGCGTCCGGGTCGCTGGCGCCCGACGTCCAGCTGCCCAGCGAGGCCGATCTCGCCGAGCGGTACGGCGTCAGCCGGATGACCGTGCGCCAGGCCGTGCGCCAGCTGCAGGACGAGCAGCTGCTCGTCCGCCGCCGGGGCGCGGGGACGTTCGTGACCCGGCCGAGCGCCCAGCGCAGGCGGCTGAACCGGCTGGGCTCCTTCGCCCAGGAGATGGGGACCGACGAGACCAGGGTCCGGACCCGGCTGCGCGGCCACGAGACCGTCGCCGCGCCGGAGGAGGTCCGGGACCGGCTCGGCCTCGGCGCCGGACAGGAGGTCATCCGGATCGAGCGGCTGCGCCTGGTCGACGACCGCCCGGCCGCGTTGCAGGTCAGCTGGCTGCCCTACGCCCAGGTCCCGTTGCTGGCCCGGGCCGACCTGAGTTCCGGTTCGCTGTACCGCACCATCCGCGAGCAGTACGGCCTGCGCCTGACCTGGGCCGACCAGGAGGTCACGGCGAGCGCCGCGAGCGCCGAGCAGGCCAGGGCGCTGGAGGTCCGCCGGGGCGCCCCGCTGATCGCGTCGGTGCGGATCACCCACGACCAGGGGTCGACGCCGGTGGAGTTCGCCCGCAGCTGGACCCGGCCGGAGTTCCCGCTCTCCATCCGCCTGGAGGGCTGACCGGGCCCGCTCAGGGCCGGTGCGCGCCGAGGAACCAGCGGTCGACGGAGAACGGCTCGTCCCCGCAGGCGGCGACGCCGGACGCCCAGGCGTCCACCTCGGCCGGGCTCAGCCCGCACCGGCCGGGTGCGGCGTCGGCGACCATCTCCCGCAGCTCTGCCCCGTAGCCGGTCGCGGCCGGTCCGCGCAGGGTGGCCCGCTCGGCCCACTCCCCGGCGAAGCCGGCCGCCCGCAGCAGCGGGCCCAGCTCGTGCGGCAGCCGGGGGCGCGGGACGGTCGTGCACCAGGCGTCCCGGATCCGGCGGTGCCGGTCCTGACCGGGTCCCGGCCAGTGCAGCGAGGTCCAGTCGGTGTCGAGCACCAGCAGCCGCCCGCCCGGACGCAGCACCCGGTGCAGCTCGGTGACGGCGGCCCGGGTGTCGCCCAGGAACTCCAGCACCTGCAGGCAGGCGACGACGTCGAACGGGCCGTCGGGCAGCGATCCCCTGGCCCCCAGCGTCCGCTGCTCGACGATCGCCCGGGTACCGCACCGGCGCCGGGCGAGCGTGACCATGACCGGGTCGGCGTCCACCCCGTGCACCGCGCCGGGCCCGGCGGCCCCCGCCAGCTCGGCGAGCAGGTGCCCGGGGCCGGTGCCGACGAGCAGCACCCGTTCGCCGGGGGCCACCGACAGCAGCCCGCGGGTCCGGTCGCGCTCGGCGGCGGCCTCCGCGGTGTCGTAGGTATCCGCGACCCGGCGCGCGCTGCGCGCATCCGTGGGCAGCATCGAGCTGCTCAGCCTCCCGTGTAGCGCGCGGACTCGATCAACGTCTCGACGGCCTCCGGCGGCACCCGGAACGACCGGCCGAACCGCACCGCGGGCAGCTCACCGGAGTGGACCAGCCGGTAGACCGTCATCCTCGACACCCGCATCGTGTCGGCCACCTCCGCGACGGTGAGGAACGGCGCGTTCTGCCCGGATCGTTGCTCCGGGATCCCAGCCCCCATGCGTGCGCTCTCCTCCTGCCGGCCCGCCCCGAGGCCGACCGTCGTGATCAGCGGATGCGGCGACCGTAGCGCGGAAACCGCCACACTCCCGGTGCGATGTTGTCCCACCCCCGGGTGGATCACGGCGGGTGAGTTCGGCTCTCCGTAGCTGAGCGCGCACGGATGGTGAGAAATGTCCGTGCCGCGGATCACGCGTCGGGACCCCTCCGGTGCACCGCTAGCAACCGCAACGACCTAGGGTCGGAGGGATGAGCGTGACGGTGACCGACGACGACCCGGACGGCGACTGGACGGAACCGGGGGTGTTCCGCAGCGCCCCCGGCGTCTACCGGATCCCGCTGCCGCTGCCGCAGGACGGCCTGCGCGCGGTGAACGTCTACGCGATCGCCGACGCCGGCGGCTGGACCCTGGTGGACTCCGGCTGGGCCATCGACGAGGCGCGGGACCTGCTGGGGAAGGCGCTGGCCGCGCTCGGCTCCGGGTTCGGCGACGTCCGCCGGTTCCTCGTCACCCACGCCCACCGCGACCACTACACGCTCGCGTCGGTGCTGCGCCGGGAGTACGGCTCCCGGATCCTGCTCGGGGCCGGGGAGAAGCCCAACATCGACATGGTGGTCTCCCCGGACCGGCCGGCCGGGGAGCCGGATCGCACCCGCCTGCTGCGCTGCGGCGCCGCCGGGCTCGTCGACGAGCTCGGGCGCCGGGGACCGTGGACGCCGCCGTCGCCGCAGGAGTGGGAGGCGCCCGACGAGTGGATCGCCGACCGCGCCGCGATCGCGGTGGGCGACCAGGACGGGACCCGCACGCTCACCGCCGTCGAGACGCCGGGGCACACCCGCGGGCACCTCGTGTTCGCCGACGAGGCCGCCGGGCTGCTCTTCGCTGGGGACCACGTGCTGCCCCGGATCACGCCGTCGATCGGGCTGCAGCCGACGGTCGTCGCGAGCCCGCTGGGTCAGTTCCTCGACTCGCTGCGCCTGGTCCTGTCCCGGCCGGACGCCGATCTGCTGCCCGCGCACGGGCCGGTCGGGGGCCGGGTGCACGCCCGCGCCGCCGAGCTCGTCACCCACCACGACGTCCGGCTGGCCCAGTGCCGCGACGCCGTCGTGGCGGGCGCCCCCACCGCGGACGCGGTGGCCCGGGAGCTGCGCTGGACCCGGCGCGAGTACCGGCTCGGGGAGATGACGCTGTTCAACCGGGTGCTGGCCGTGCTGGAGACCGGGGCGCATCTGGACGTCCTCGCCGACCGGGGTGACCTGGTCCGGTCCGAGGCCGTCGACCCGGCCACCGGTGCGACCCTCGCCACCTACACCGCCTGACCCGCGCGCCGGGCCGCGACACGCCGCCGGCGGTTCACCCGGTCGACGTGTCGGGGTGGCCGGTCGCGCAGGAATGCGGCAGAGTGGCAGCACCCGCTCCCCGTCCGTACCGGAGGTTCACCGGCACCACACGCAGCACATACGTACCGCGCGTCGCCACGCAGGCACTCGCAGTCGTCACCGAGGACGTAGGGGAAGACGATCCTCATCGACGACAGCGGAGGTTGGCAGTGAGCACACGCGGAGTGGTGTTCGTCCACTCGTCGCCGACTGCGGTCTGTCCGCACGTCGAGTGGGCGATCTCGGGCGTCCTCGGGGCGCGGGTCTCCCTGGAGTGGTCCGCGCAGCCGGTGGCGTCCGGGCAGATGCGGGCCGAGTGCTCGTGGAGCGGGCCCGCGGGCAGCGGCGGCGCGATCGCCGGTGCCCTGCGGGCGTGGTCCATGTTGCGCTTCGAGGTGACCGAGGAGCCGAGCCCCGGCATGGACGGCGAGCGGTTCATGCACGTGCCGGGCCTGGGCATGTGGTTCGGGCGGACCAGCGCCAACGGCGACGTCGTGATCCCGGAGGACCAGCTCCGCACGGTGATGGCGGAGACCGGCGGCACCGGGCTGTCCCGGCGGCTCGGCGAGCTGCTCGGCACCGCGTGGGACGACGAGCTGGAGTCCTTCCGGTTCGCCGGCGACGGTGCCGCCATCACGTTGCTGACCCACCGGGTCGGCTGACCCCGGTCCCGCCCGGCACACTGGACGACGTGTGCAGGGGGGAACGATGAGCATGCGGACGGCCGCGGTCGCCGCGGGTCTGGTCGTCGCGCTGGTCGCGGTCGGGGGGACCGCGTGGACCGCGAGCGGGGCCGCGCCGGGCGGGATACCGCCGTCGGCGGCACCGCCGTCGGTACCGGACGAGGGTGCGGGCAGCGGGATCGTGACGATCAGCGACGGGGCCGCGAGCCATCCGGCGGCGCAGCTGGTCCTCGAACAGGTCCAGCGCTACTTCAACGCGGTCAACGGCCGCGACCACGAGACCTGGGCCCGGGTGGTCAGCCCGGAACGGGCAGAGCAGCAGCCCCGCGAGGTGTGGCTGGACGGCGTCGGCACGACGACCGACGGCACCATCCGGGTGGACCGGATCGACCCGGCCCCGGGCGGCGGCGTCGTCGCGCTGGTGCGGTTCGTGAGCGTGCAGAGCCCGGAGGACGGCCCGCCCGGCCTGCAGGTCGGGCGGATCTGCTGGCAGGCGACCTACCCGATGGCCGGGTCGCCGCCGCGGATCATGGTCGGGGACCCGGGCGGGGTGCTCGGCGCGCCCTGCTGAACGGCTCCGGCGGCGGCCACCGCACCGGGTGGCCGCCGCCGGAGGACGCGCTCACGCCTTGCTGAACAGCAGCGAGACGTTGTGCCCGCCGAAGCCGAACGAGTTGTTCAGCGCCGCGTCGACCGTGGTCTTCCGCGGCTCGCCCGCGACGACGTCGAGCTCGACCTTCGGGTCCTTGTCGACGAGGTTGCGGGTCGCCGGGATGATGTCGTCGCGCACCGAGAGCAGCGTGATGATGCCCTCGACCGCGCCGGCACCGCCGACGAGATGCCCCAGTGCCGACTTCGGGGCGGTCAGCACCGGGTGGTCCCCGAGCGCCTTGCGCACGGCGACCGTCTCGCCGACGTCACCGACCACCGTGGAGGTGGCGTGGCAGTTGACGTGGCCGACGTCGGTCGGCTGCAGGCCCGCGCCCTCGATGGCCTTGCGCATCGCCCGGACCTGCCCGGTGCCCTCCGGGTCCGGCCCGGTGATGTGGTGGGCGTCGGAGGTCATGCCGTAGCCGGCCACCCGGCCGTGCACCGTCGCGCCGCGGGCCCTCGCGAACTCCTCGCGCTCGAGCACCAGCACGCCGGCGCCCTCGCCGAGGACGAACCCGTCCCGGCCGGCGTCGAACGGCCGGGACGCGGCCGCCGGATCGTCGTTGCGGGTGGACAGCGTCCTGGCCTGCACGAACCCGGCCACGGTGATCGGCACGATGCACGACTCGGCCCCACCGGCCAGCACCACGTCGACCTCACCGGCCGCGAGCAGCCGGCAGGCCCAGGCGATCGCCTCGGCCCCGGTGGCACAGGCCGACGCGGGGGAGTGCACCCCGCCCCTGGCCCGGTACTCCAGGCTGATCATCGCGGCCGGCCCGTTCGGCATGAGCATCGGCACGGTGAGCGGGGAGACCTTGCGCAGGCCGTGCTCCTCCAGCAGGTCGTCCTGGGCGAGCAGGGTCGGCGCACCGCCGATCCCGGCCCCCACGACGACCCCGAGCCGGTCGCCCTCGACGACGGCGCCGTCCTCGTCCGGGAGGGCGCCGAGCCCGGCGTGCGCCCACGCCTCCCGGGCCGCGATGACGGCGACCTGCTCGCACCGGTCCATCCGGCGGGCCTGCACGCGGGGCAGCACCTCGGACGGCTCGACCGCCAGCTGGGCGGAGATCTGCACCGGCAGGTCGAACCGCTCGGTCCACTCGGCCTGCGTGGCCCGGACGCCGGACTTGCCGGCGAGCAGGGCGTCCCAGGTCGAGGCTGCGTCCCCGCCGAGCGGGGTGGTGGCCCCGTAACCGGTGACGACCACTCCGTCGGTCATGGTGTGTCCCCTTCCCCGGCGCAGGCGGTGACGGCGGCCGGGGCCCCCGGCACCGCGCTGCGGCCGGTGTCGATCACTGGTGCTTGGAGATGAAGTCGACGGCGTCGCCGACGGTCTTCAGCTCGGCCAGCTGGTCGTCCGGGATCTTCGCGCCGAACTTGTCCTCGGCCTGCACGGCGATCTCCACCATCGACAGCGAGTCGATGTCCAGGTCGTCCACGAACGACTTCTCCGGGGTCACCTCGGCGGTGTCGATGCCGGCGACCTCCTCGACGATCTCGGCCAGGCCGGACAGGATCTCGGCGTTGTCAGCCACGATGGTTCTCCTTGCGCGGTGGATTGGTGTCAGGTGCCAGGTCGGTGTGTCAGGGACAGACCACGACCTGTCCGGCGTAGGACAGTCCTGCGCCGAAGCCTACGAGTAGCAGCACGTCGCCGGACCGTACCCGGCCGGCCGTGCGCATGTGGTCCAGCGCCAGCGGGATCGACGCGGACGAGGTGTTGCCGGAGTGCACGATGTCGTCGGCGACGACCATGTCCTCCCGCGCGCCCTTGGCGCGCAGCTTCTTCGCGATCGCCTCGATGATCCGCAGGTTCGCCTGGTGCGGGATGAGGGCGTCGATGTCGGCCGGGGCCAGCCCGGCCCGGGCGATCGCGTCGAGGGCGACCGGGGCGATCGCGGTGGTGGCCCACCGGAAGACCGCCTGGCCCTCCTGGTGCAGCTTGTTGGTGCTCTCACCGAGGATGCGGATGGTGTCGGCGTGGTCGCCCGCGCTGCCCCAGCTGACCGGCCCGATGCCGACGGCGTCGTCGGTCGTCGCCGGTCCGATCAGGGCGGCTCCCGCGCCGTCGGCGAAGATGATGCAGGTCGAGCGGTCGTCCCAGTCGACCCAGTCGGACAGCTTCTCGGCGCCGATCACCAGCACGTGCGCCGCGCTGCCGGCCCGGACCATGTCCGCGGCGACGCCGAGGCCGTAGGAGAACCCGGCACAGGCGGCGTTGACGTCGAACGCGGCGACCCCGTTCGCGCCGAGCTCGGTGGCGACCTGGGCGGCGGCGTTCGGGATCGGGTTCGGCATGGTGCAGGTCGCGACGATGACGGCGTCGAGACCGGCCGGGTCGAACCCGGCGTCGGTGAGCGCCGCGCGCCCGGCCGCCACCGCCATGTCCGGCAGCGAGGTCTGCGCGTCGGCGACCCGGCGCTCGGCGATGCCGACCCGGGACCGGATCCACGCGTCGTCGGTCTCGACCCGCTTCTCCAGGTCGGCGTTGGTGACGACGTGCTCGGGCTGGGAGCTGCCGAGCCCCAGGATCCGGGCACCGAGGACGGGGTCGGCCAGTCGCATGCGGGTCACTTCCCGTGTCCGGCGACGAGCTCGGCCGCCGCGTCGAGCTGTTCGGGGGTCTTGACGGCGCGGGTGGGCGTGCCCTTGATGGCCCGCTTCACCAGGCCGGTCAGCGTGGCGCCGGGCGGCAGCTCCAGGGCCGCGCCCACCCCGCGCCCGGCGAGGTCCTGCAGGCACAGGTCCCAGCGCACCGGGCGGGTGACCTGCGCGACCAGCCGGGACAGGACCTCGGTGCCGGAGGTGACGACGGTGCCGTCGGCGTTGGACAGCAGCGGCAGCACCGGATCGGCGACCCGGAGCGAGGACGCGTGCTCGGCCAGCGCGGCCCGGGCCGGCTCCATGTGCGCGGTGTGGAAGGCGCCCGCGACCGGGATCTCCCGGACCCGCGCGCCCTGCGGCGGCCCGGCGACCAGCTCGGCGATCGCGTCGGTCGACCCGGCCGCGACGATCTGACCGGCACCGTTGCGGTTGGCCGGGTCGAGCCCCAGCTCGGCGAGCCGGTCCAGCACGGTCTGCTCGTCGCCGCCGAGCACGGCGGCCATCGAGGTCGGGGTGACGGCGCAGGCGGCCGCCATCTCCCGGCCGCGCACCCCGGCGAGAGCGACGGCGTCGTCGTCGCTCAGGACCCCGGCGACGGCGGCGGCGGTGAGCTCGCCGATCGAGTGCCCGGCGACGACCGTGCCCTCGGTCAGCGGGGCGGCCTCGGTGAGCCGGCGGGCGGCGAGCAGGCCGAGCGCGACGATCAGCGGCTGGGTCACCGCGGTGTCGGTGATCTCCTCGGCCCCGGCGGTGGTGCCGAGGCGGACCAGGTCGAGCCCGACGGCGTCCGACCAGCCGGCGACGGTCTTCTCCGCGGCGGGGCCGGTCAGCCACGGCGCGAGCATGCCGGGGGTCTGGGCCCCCTGGCCAGGAGCGAGCAGGGCGATCACCGGGACATCACACACCTCACGGGGTCGGCGACGGGATAGCGGTTACGACGAACTTCGACCCACGCACCTTGGAGGAATCCTCCAACCGTGCGGTGTGACCGAGCCCTCGTTACCGGTCCGTACGGGACGGCGTTTGTAGGGTTCACGACAACGGGCATCTGATCACCGCTGCGTCGCCGGGACGACGGCGGGTCCGGCGTCGGCCCGGTCGATCCGGTCGGTGACGAGGGCGGCGCGCAGGACGAACGCGTGC harbors:
- a CDS encoding beta-ketoacyl-ACP synthase III gives rise to the protein MRLADPVLGARILGLGSSQPEHVVTNADLEKRVETDDAWIRSRVGIAERRVADAQTSLPDMAVAAGRAALTDAGFDPAGLDAVIVATCTMPNPIPNAAAQVATELGANGVAAFDVNAACAGFSYGLGVAADMVRAGSAAHVLVIGAEKLSDWVDWDDRSTCIIFADGAGAALIGPATTDDAVGIGPVSWGSAGDHADTIRILGESTNKLHQEGQAVFRWATTAIAPVALDAIARAGLAPADIDALIPHQANLRIIEAIAKKLRAKGAREDMVVADDIVHSGNTSSASIPLALDHMRTAGRVRSGDVLLLVGFGAGLSYAGQVVVCP
- a CDS encoding ACP S-malonyltransferase; this translates as MLAPWLTGPAAEKTVAGWSDAVGLDLVRLGTTAGAEEITDTAVTQPLIVALGLLAARRLTEAAPLTEGTVVAGHSIGELTAAAVAGVLSDDDAVALAGVRGREMAAACAVTPTSMAAVLGGDEQTVLDRLAELGLDPANRNGAGQIVAAGSTDAIAELVAGPPQGARVREIPVAGAFHTAHMEPARAALAEHASSLRVADPVLPLLSNADGTVVTSGTEVLSRLVAQVTRPVRWDLCLQDLAGRGVGAALELPPGATLTGLVKRAIKGTPTRAVKTPEQLDAAAELVAGHGK